One genomic segment of Maridesulfovibrio bastinii DSM 16055 includes these proteins:
- the tmk gene encoding dTMP kinase — protein sequence MFITFEGIEGTGKSTQITLLKKYLEEKGYEVLVTLEPGGSRIGKELRKILLNMESTDLTGESELFLYLADRAQHVSQMIKPAIDDGKIVISDRFADSTIVYQGYGRGLEPKLLRELNDVAVAGCWPDLTLLLDIEAAEGLRRATTRNIRDNKMMEEGRFEAESLEFHSRVREGYLTWAALNHERIKEVDASRDIEGVFEQIREIVEASL from the coding sequence ATGTTTATTACCTTTGAAGGAATAGAGGGGACCGGTAAAAGTACTCAGATCACTTTGCTTAAAAAGTATCTTGAAGAAAAAGGTTATGAAGTTCTTGTAACTCTTGAACCCGGAGGTAGCCGGATAGGTAAGGAACTGCGAAAAATACTGCTGAATATGGAAAGCACCGATCTTACAGGAGAGAGCGAATTGTTCTTATATCTGGCTGATCGGGCGCAGCACGTAAGCCAGATGATAAAGCCTGCTATTGATGATGGGAAAATTGTTATTTCAGACAGATTTGCTGATTCTACAATTGTTTATCAGGGCTACGGGCGAGGGCTGGAGCCGAAACTGTTGCGTGAATTGAATGATGTTGCCGTAGCTGGATGCTGGCCTGATTTGACTCTGCTTTTGGATATTGAAGCCGCTGAAGGGTTAAGGCGTGCTACGACCAGAAATATACGTGATAATAAAATGATGGAAGAAGGAAGGTTTGAAGCGGAATCTTTAGAATTTCACAGCCGTGTGCGTGAAGGTTATCTGACTTGGGCTGCTTTGAATCATGAGAGAATAAAAGAAGTTGACGCATCTCGTGATATCGAGGGTGTTTTTGAGCAGATCAGAGAAATTGTTGAAGCAAGTTTGTAG
- a CDS encoding hydrogenase small subunit → MRFSVGLGKDGAEKRLEQNGVSRRDFMKFCATTAAVMGMGPAFAPQVAEALTQKKRPSVVYLHLAECTGCSEAVLRTVSPYIDALILDTISLDYHETIMAAAGHAAEEALHEAVNSEDGFICVVEGAVPTADGGVYGKVGGNTMYDIAKEIVPKSIATICIGTCACYGGVQAAAPNPTKAMGVSKALGGVPTINLPGCPTNPFNFVGTVVYYLTHKSLPELDANGRPNLFYGEAVHDNCPRLVHFNNDEFAPSFASEEARKGYCLYELGCKGPDTYNNCPKVKFNNKTNWPVEAGHPCIGCSEPDFWDEMSPFYESL, encoded by the coding sequence ATGAGATTCTCTGTGGGACTCGGAAAGGATGGAGCGGAAAAACGCCTTGAGCAGAATGGTGTCTCCCGCCGTGACTTTATGAAGTTCTGCGCAACAACTGCAGCTGTTATGGGAATGGGGCCTGCTTTTGCCCCTCAGGTAGCCGAAGCTTTGACGCAAAAAAAGCGTCCTTCTGTCGTCTATCTGCACCTTGCAGAGTGCACAGGCTGCTCTGAAGCTGTCCTTCGTACCGTTTCTCCTTATATTGATGCCCTTATTCTGGACACCATATCACTTGATTATCATGAAACAATAATGGCGGCAGCCGGACACGCAGCTGAAGAAGCTCTGCATGAAGCCGTTAATTCGGAAGACGGTTTTATCTGCGTTGTTGAAGGAGCTGTTCCTACTGCAGACGGTGGAGTTTACGGAAAAGTCGGTGGTAACACCATGTATGATATTGCCAAAGAAATTGTTCCAAAATCAATTGCTACAATCTGTATTGGTACTTGTGCATGTTACGGTGGCGTGCAGGCTGCGGCCCCGAATCCGACAAAGGCTATGGGTGTAAGTAAAGCACTTGGCGGAGTGCCTACTATAAACCTCCCCGGATGTCCTACTAATCCGTTTAACTTTGTTGGAACTGTCGTCTACTACCTTACTCACAAGAGTCTGCCTGAGCTTGATGCAAACGGCCGTCCTAATCTCTTCTATGGTGAGGCTGTGCACGATAACTGTCCTAGACTTGTTCATTTCAATAATGATGAGTTTGCTCCTTCTTTTGCTTCCGAAGAAGCAAGAAAAGGTTACTGTTTATATGAATTAGGCTGTAAAGGCCCCGATACCTATAACAACTGCCCCAAGGTGAAGTTCAATAACAAGACGAACTGGCCTGTAGAAGCCGGGCATCCCTGTATTGGTTGTAGTGAGCCAGATTTCTGGGATGAAATGAGCCCGTTCTACGAGTCATTATAA